A stretch of DNA from Mucilaginibacter daejeonensis:
CTGTAAAAGGGGATGTGGTTATTGGTATATCTACAAGCGGTAATAGCCCAAATGTGCTACGCGGGTTGCAGTATGCTAAAAAGCTTGAGTGTGCGGTGATAGGCATGTCTGGTAACGATGGTGGTGCAATGAATGCGCTTTGTGACATCAATTTAGTAGTGCCCTCAACCATAACTGCACGTATACAAGAAATGCATATTTTGACCGGGCATATCATATGCCAAATGGTTGATGAGAGACTTTGAGATCTCAGTAGCCATAGCGTTAGATATAGATAAAACAAGACCCGAACAGCCTAGAAGCAGTGTCCGGCTGTCTTGTTTTTAAACGTTATGATCAGTATATAATTGGTTAAAAATTAAAATATATCTGCTATTTTAGCGAACTATTCTGAATAAGCATTTCGCTTATGGGTGTTATAATAATATGAGTCACAGATACGCAACCTTTATTAAAGCCATCAATCTTTCTGTTGATTATGTTATTCTAAATCTGAGTATGATCATTGCCTATATCATAGTCGATCGGTCATACATCATGTGGCTTAACAACCACAATTATCTTCCCATCGTTCTGGTGTTCAATCTGATCTGGCTTTTGTCAGCCAATATCACGCGGTTTTACGAACAAGTTCTGAATAAGGACTCTATTAAAACCTATAGGGGAGTGTTCAAGACCTATCTACTGTTCGTAAGCTTGATCTGTTTTACGGTATTGATCATTATCGGCACCAAAGCTTATTCGATCACGCGTCAGTACCTGTTCTATTCACTGGCCATGTTCGGCTTTTTGCTGGGCACCTGGAAGTTGATCTTTTTGGCGATACGCCGCAGCGATCGGGCATTGCTAACCGATTTCAGGCAGGTGGTGATCGTAGGTGGCGGCCGTATAGGTAACGATCTGTTGAACTTTGTAACCCACAACCCAGAGAGAGGCTATAAGATTTTAGGTTTTTTTGATGACAACCGCGGCACTATCAGTGATAACCTTTATTTGGGCGGTACAGATAAATGTATCCAGTACGTTAAGGATAACCGCGTAGATGAGATATTCTGCACGTTGCCCAATTCGGAATCAGATAAAATAGAAAAGCTGATGATGGATGCCGATAAGAACCTGATCAGGTTCAAGTTGGTGCCTGAGTTCTATTACACACATAAGCCTACCTTTGTACAAAACTTCGGGCATATACCGGTGATATCCATCAGGCCCGAGCCATTGGAGAACATGCTCAATCGTTTCTTCAAACGTTTGTTCGATATCTTATTCTCTCTGTTCATTATACTTTTTGTGTTCAGTTGGTTGATGCCTATTTTGGCTATACTGATCAAAATGAGTTCTAAAGGTCCTATATTCTTTGTGCAGGTACGTTCAGGACGTGACAATGAAGCGTTCAATTGCTACAAGTTCAGAAGCATGAAGGTAAATGCCGACTCAGATGCAAAACAGGCTACGCGCGGCGATACCCGGATCACCAAAATAGGAGCGTTCCTTCGTAAAACCAATCTTGACGAGCTGCCTCAGTTCTTTAACGTGCTAATGGGTAACATGACCGTTGTTGGTCCGCGTCCACACATGTTGAAACATACCGAAGATTATTCAAAACTGATCGACCAGTTCATGGTGCGCCACTTTTTAAAACCTGGTATTACCGGCTGGGCACAGGTGAACGGTTTGCGCGGTGAGACCAAGACCACCGAGGATATGCTGCAACGCGTTGAAGCTGATGTTTGGTACCTTGAGAACTGGTCTTTCCTGCTCGACCTGAAGATCATTTTCCTTACCTTTTGGGGTACTGTAAGGGGGGATAAGAACGCTTTTTAACTTGACCATAAATTTAATCGGTTAATATTCAGTACTCTTAACATAAATAACTTTTTTTGTTTTTGAACTTAATGAGATAACGCTATATTTGCACCTCTCAATAACCAAAGGCGCGGAAGTGGCGTAATTGGTAGCCGCACCAGACTTAGGATCTGGCGCCGCGAGGCGTGGGGGTTCGAGTCCCTTCTTCCGCACTATAAAAAAAGCTCTCATATCGAGAGCTTTTTTTATGTCCGATGTTTTTATTCCGTCACCATATCAATTTTGATAGTGAAATATTGTGGAGACAGTTACTGATGCTTACATTGGTCATTATGAAAAGATATCTTCTGCTTTTTATGATCTTGATGACGCTTTCAGCGTATTCGCAAGGTAACCTCAATAACTATAAGTATGTGATCGTTCCAGAGAGGTTCGCTTTTCAAAAAGACGATGATCAGTATGCGCTTAACAGCAGCACCAAGCTACTGTTAGAACAAAAAGGTTTTACTGTCTTTCTTGACAACAAGGATCTGCCTGCTGATGTAGCGAATAATAAATGCGCGGCGCTTACCGCCGACCTTCAAAATAATAGCGGGTTATTTTCCACCAAATTAATTTTGCTTTTAAAAGATTGCAGAGGTGAGACTGTGTTCAAAAGTGGGGTAGGTAGTAGCCGTGAAAAAGACTATGGTGCAGCATACAACATGGCCTTAAAAGATGCCTTTGTCTCATTAGAAAAGGTGCCTTACAGATACGCAGGACCAGGCGAGACGATAGCACAGCAGCCTGCGACAGTCAATGTTGCTACAACGGAGACCGTGGCGGTGAGTGATAAAAGTAATGCTCAAGCAGAAATCAAGACCAGCTTAAATACTACGTTATACGCTCAGCCTATTACCAATGGTTACCAACTGGTTGATGTTACGCCAAAGAAAGTGCTCACTTTATTGAAGACCTCGAAAGCCGACCAATTTATTGCTTACAATAATGGAGGTGTGAGCGGCGTGGTATACAAAGCCAATGGAGAATGGGTCTACGAGTACTATAAGAACGATAAACTGATAAGCGAAAAATTAGCCATCAAGTTTTAAGGAGTGATGACCGACCGGCCCTCTACTTTTCAGTATCCCACCAGATTGTGGTCTTAGGAGGCCTACCAAGTGTATAGGGTTCACCGATACGTGGTACGTTCAGCTGAATGTTAAGTTTTTCGGCAGCGGGTAAAAGCTTTTTGATCGGCTCATTCCATGGATGATCGGCCTCTTCAAATTTAGCCCAATGTATGGGCTGTAGCATATCGGCTTTGAGGTCTGTTGCTGCTTGCGCACTTTGACCAAGTAGCAAGTGGGTCCATGGCCAATTAGGGCTGTATTGACCGCATTCCAATAAAGCAAGATCAAATGGGCCGTATTTTTCACCGATCTTCTTAAAATGTGAGCTATAGCCACTATCTCCACTATAATAGATCTTGTACCTGCCTGACCGGATCACGAAAGACGCCCATAGGGTCTTATTCGATGCACTGTATGATCGGTTGCTTTTATGTTGTGCAGGGGTGGCGGTGATCTCAAGTCCGCCGCTCAATGTGGTCGACTGGTCCCAGTTGAGTTCGATAATCTTCTTTCGGTCAAATCCCCAATATATCAGGTCCGAACCGATACCTAAAGGTACTACGGCCAGTTTAATGCGGTCTTTTAGTTTTTTAAGCGTTCGATAGTCCAGATGATCGTAATGATCGTGCGAAATGATCAGCACGTCTATAGGCGGCATGTCCTTAGCATGGTAGTGGGTAGTGCCCGGAAACGCTGTCATGACGCCCGGTATCGGTCCCGCATGATCACTGAATACCGGATCGATCAGGACATTCCCTTGTTGTGTCTTGATCAGCAGAGAGGAATGGCCGAACCATACAACAGTAGGTGCAGTTGCTTTTAAACTTTTGAGGTCGGTTTTAACCCACGGCAACTGGTGAGATGGCCTGATGGTGGATGGCTTGGTCTTCAGGAATAACCAGCGTTTATGTTTAGTGGCAGAATCAAGGTTGCTGGTCTGATTTTGGAAACCGCCATTCTTGTAATTAGCTAAGCTATCCAATGCGGTCAATGCGTCGCCTTCAGGGTCTCGTCCCATCGAGCGTATCACACCGCAACTTGCCAATACAGATATCAAAAACGCTGATAATATATATCCAAACCAGTTCCTTCTCATTGAAAAAAATAACGCAATGATCAGGCCGATCATTGCGTTATCAAGTAGGTGTGGCCTTACAGCGTTTAGTCAGCGTCGATAGCTTTGCTTAGCATCCTGACCTCTTTGATAAGAAGCGGGAACGCCGGTTCAGCCATACCGCCGTGGTCAAAACCTTGCAATTCATAGAGGCGGGTCGCTTTGTGGCCCGCCAGTTTCATCATGCGCGATAGGTAAGCGTTCTCTTCGTATCGGCCATATAGTTCCATCTCCCGGTCGCCGGTGATAAGCAACATGGGAGGTGCATCAGGCCTTACAAAATATAAAGGAGCGTACTCGTCAATAGTGGGCTGGGTCTCTTTAATGCCCCGTTCTTTACGGATGGTGAAATGCGTGATGGCCTGACCACTGAAGGGGATAAGCCCCGCGATGGAATTCGCATCGATCTTGTATTTGTCCAGGTACTTTTTGTTCAACGTACACATCATGCCCAAGTAGCCACCGGCCGAATGACCTGAGATAAAGATCAGTTTGGTGTTACCGCCGTACTGTTTGGCGTGACCGAATACCCAGGCTATTGCTGCCGCGGCATCTTCGATGTATGCAGGAGCGGTGGCGGTGGGAGACAAGCGATAGCCGACCCCAACAATGATGTAACCTTTGTTCTTGAGCGCTGCCGGCAGTTCTTTCTTACCGGCAGTTATGCCGCCACCATGGAACCATACGATGGTCGGCGCGTTCTTAGCGGCCTTTGAATAATAGATATCCAGCTTGCATTGTGACGCCATATAAGGGTCTTTCTTGACCGTATCGGCGTAGTAGGGTATGTCGGTCTCTGTTACGTAATTGTCCTGCGCCGTAGCGCTGAGACCGAAGAGTATGAGAAAAACGAGTAAGTACTTCTTCATAAGTTGATCAGGTAAGCGGTAAATATGCGATTATTCGTTGAACACGTCATGGTTATAGCAAGGCTTTTACAATGCACAACGGGTAAAATACATGTAGGCGATTCTCCGAGGTATTTTTAGCTTTGGCATTTTATTGCTTTCACCATGCATTTAAAACGTATTCTTCCCATTGCCTTGGCATTTTGCTTGTCGTTATTATTGACAGACCGGACCCACGCACAGCACATCACCGTTAAGAATGGCCAGTTCATGCTGGGCAATAAGCCTTATTACTTCGTAGGGGCTAATTATTGGTATGGCGGCTTGTTGGCCATTGCTAAAGATCCTGAAGTCGGTAAAGCCAGGTTACGCAAGGAATTGGACATGATGAAAGCCAATGGCATCACAAACCTGCGTGTGCTGGCCGGTGGAGAGGGCGAAGGCCTGATGAACGGCGTGAACCGTGTGAAACCTGCCCTGCAGCCCAAGCACAATATCTTTGATCCAGAAGTGATGAAAGGCTTGGATTACCTGCTTTATGAAATGGGTAAGCGAAAAATGTACGCCGTGCTTTACCTCAGCAACGAGTGGGATTGGAGCGGCGGCTTTTTGCAGTACCTGATCTGGAACGGCAAGTTGAGTAAGGACAGTATCGAGAACAAGGTCGACTGGCCTACGTTGCAGCGCTACTCGAGCCGGTTCTATAGCTGCGAGCCTTGTGTGCAGGATTACAAAAAGCAGTTAGAGTATGTGGTTAAGCATGTGAATACCTATACCAAAAAGCCATATACGCAAGACCCGGCCATCATGGCGTGGGAATTGGCCAACGAACCTCGCCCTATGCGCCCCGAAGCGGTGGAGGCCTACAAACAGTTCACCTCAAGCATGGCTGCCCACATCAAACAGTTGGATAAGAACCACTTGGTAACCCTGGGTACAGAAGGTAGCATTGGCACGCAAGAATCTACAGAGTTATTAAAGGAGGTGCATGCGCCTGCACAGGTCGACTACCTGACCATACACATCTGGCCCAAGAACTGGCTTTGGTTTAGCGATACCAGCATCGTGAAGGGGATGCCTACCGTGATCAAGAACACCAAAGATTACCTGTACAAGAACGTGGAGGTGGCTAAAGCGCTCAACAAGCCGATCGTGATCGAGGAGTTCGGTTTGCCACGCGATCGACACTCCTTTGAGATCAGCTCAACCACCTCATCCAGAGATAAGTATTATGCATCCATATTTGAGGAACTCTTAAAAAGCAAGCAAAGCAACGGCATCATAGCCGGAGCTAACTTTTGGGCTATGGGCGGTACCTCACGACCTATACCCGGCCAACTGTTCCACAAGGATGGTGATGATATGATGGGCGATCCGCCGCAGGAGGAACAAGGCCTTAATGCGGTTTTCGACAGCGACCGCACTACCTGGGAAGTGATCAAAAAGTATGCATTGATGATCAAATAGAGCGATCGCCAAATTTGTAATGGGGTGTCGTAATAGGCCTGTGGATGGGTAGAATGCGACAATCGGCCACCTGCTCTAAGTGTTA
This window harbors:
- a CDS encoding undecaprenyl-phosphate glucose phosphotransferase, with amino-acid sequence MSHRYATFIKAINLSVDYVILNLSMIIAYIIVDRSYIMWLNNHNYLPIVLVFNLIWLLSANITRFYEQVLNKDSIKTYRGVFKTYLLFVSLICFTVLIIIGTKAYSITRQYLFYSLAMFGFLLGTWKLIFLAIRRSDRALLTDFRQVVIVGGGRIGNDLLNFVTHNPERGYKILGFFDDNRGTISDNLYLGGTDKCIQYVKDNRVDEIFCTLPNSESDKIEKLMMDADKNLIRFKLVPEFYYTHKPTFVQNFGHIPVISIRPEPLENMLNRFFKRLFDILFSLFIILFVFSWLMPILAILIKMSSKGPIFFVQVRSGRDNEAFNCYKFRSMKVNADSDAKQATRGDTRITKIGAFLRKTNLDELPQFFNVLMGNMTVVGPRPHMLKHTEDYSKLIDQFMVRHFLKPGITGWAQVNGLRGETKTTEDMLQRVEADVWYLENWSFLLDLKIIFLTFWGTVRGDKNAF
- a CDS encoding alpha/beta hydrolase; the encoded protein is MKKYLLVFLILFGLSATAQDNYVTETDIPYYADTVKKDPYMASQCKLDIYYSKAAKNAPTIVWFHGGGITAGKKELPAALKNKGYIIVGVGYRLSPTATAPAYIEDAAAAIAWVFGHAKQYGGNTKLIFISGHSAGGYLGMMCTLNKKYLDKYKIDANSIAGLIPFSGQAITHFTIRKERGIKETQPTIDEYAPLYFVRPDAPPMLLITGDREMELYGRYEENAYLSRMMKLAGHKATRLYELQGFDHGGMAEPAFPLLIKEVRMLSKAIDAD
- a CDS encoding glycoside hydrolase 5 family protein; this translates as MHLKRILPIALAFCLSLLLTDRTHAQHITVKNGQFMLGNKPYYFVGANYWYGGLLAIAKDPEVGKARLRKELDMMKANGITNLRVLAGGEGEGLMNGVNRVKPALQPKHNIFDPEVMKGLDYLLYEMGKRKMYAVLYLSNEWDWSGGFLQYLIWNGKLSKDSIENKVDWPTLQRYSSRFYSCEPCVQDYKKQLEYVVKHVNTYTKKPYTQDPAIMAWELANEPRPMRPEAVEAYKQFTSSMAAHIKQLDKNHLVTLGTEGSIGTQESTELLKEVHAPAQVDYLTIHIWPKNWLWFSDTSIVKGMPTVIKNTKDYLYKNVEVAKALNKPIVIEEFGLPRDRHSFEISSTTSSRDKYYASIFEELLKSKQSNGIIAGANFWAMGGTSRPIPGQLFHKDGDDMMGDPPQEEQGLNAVFDSDRTTWEVIKKYALMIK
- a CDS encoding MBL fold metallo-hydrolase, producing MRRNWFGYILSAFLISVLASCGVIRSMGRDPEGDALTALDSLANYKNGGFQNQTSNLDSATKHKRWLFLKTKPSTIRPSHQLPWVKTDLKSLKATAPTVVWFGHSSLLIKTQQGNVLIDPVFSDHAGPIPGVMTAFPGTTHYHAKDMPPIDVLIISHDHYDHLDYRTLKKLKDRIKLAVVPLGIGSDLIYWGFDRKKIIELNWDQSTTLSGGLEITATPAQHKSNRSYSASNKTLWASFVIRSGRYKIYYSGDSGYSSHFKKIGEKYGPFDLALLECGQYSPNWPWTHLLLGQSAQAATDLKADMLQPIHWAKFEEADHPWNEPIKKLLPAAEKLNIQLNVPRIGEPYTLGRPPKTTIWWDTEK